Genomic window (Diabrotica undecimpunctata isolate CICGRU chromosome 6, icDiaUnde3, whole genome shotgun sequence):
TTGAGATCAGCGAAGATAGCAGTTTAAAACTCAAATACCGTGAAGGAAGCCAAGAAGAGTTCTGGATTAAGGTATATTGAGAAAATAATGTTGTTGGCAATGTTGAAaacaaatacagaagcaaactttAAGCATCAAGGGATTAAGATTCccataattataaataatattatgaaAACATCGAAATAGTTTCATTCATCACATTAAGTGTGGATATTTTGAATATCAAATGTACTGTATTTTATTGATCTAaaataaactttatattaaaatcaaatgagcctcagaattgtattttttcattttttgttgtttccCAAATCGCTTCAAAGGTTGGTGTGCCTCGAAATATTGTTAGCCCTACTAGAGGGTGCCGCGACTAAAAAAGTTTGAGAACCACTGTTCTAGGTAGCCTGCTAAGATGGTAGTTTATGTCATGCTCAGAGTTTCTTATTGATttcgatataatatctgcatattCGTAAAGTATTTAAGTTCAGATTTGAcgtagtattttttttataagtttttttttaacaatactcCATATTGTCTTACTTTTGATAGtggatttgtttattattttcgcaTAATCAGTACGTTTTTCAGCTTTTATTGCTTGCTTATATTTCTTTCGCATTTGACAATATTTAATCCAATTGTCAGTAGTATGTGTTTTCCTATAAGTTGCTTTACAATCGTAGAGTTGTTTTCCTAAATTTCGAAGTTTGCGATTAAACCAATGAATATCACGTTTTCTGCTATTACCTAACGTTCTTTAAGGAAAACAAATGCTGTATTTTTCACACATATGTCTCATAAACAACTCTGTCATGTTGGTTGAATTACGGATATCGTCAAACACAGTCTAATCTTTGGATCTAATTTTTTCCACCAAgttcttaatattttttgcattaatcttttaattaatattttttttagtctttTCTATAATTGTAGACACATTTTTGAAACTACTTATAATAGCAAATATACCTAAATGATCAGATATTACAGGATTATAGACAactgtatttaaattaaatattagtaaatatattatcaaggtaAGAATTTGAAGCAAGTGAAATTCTCGTGGGCGCTTTTATGAAAGGTTTTAAGCCGTACACGGTTAGGAAATTTCGTGTTTCACAAACATGCCCTGTGTTTACTTCcatatttatgttaatatttCCAACTATcattatattttcataatttttgtagGGGAGGTTAATTAAAGCATATAATTTAGCTTTGAAACCAGTAATATCCCCATTACAAGATCGATAAAGTGCAATTATCACAAAACGATTATTATTAATTTCAACACCACAGAATTCAGCCTTCAATGGatcacaaaatttgtttaaatcaaCATCTCAAGTTGAATATGTTTAGAACCATAGATAGCTACACCTCCATGTAGTCTACTTTCTCTACAATATGAAGAGACAAGTTGAGAACTGTCTAAGTTTATTCTTTTTAAgagagtaagagaggcctaaacgatggagaatgggacaacagagagagatggaaacggttgagcgagggaaggcagtaaatactgtagaatccctgaatattcTTTGTAAATTATCAGAGTTTAACCAGTGTTCCGaaatacaaaaaatgtcataCTTATTTTACACAATTTAAAAGTCTTTGAGACGGCGCCTCAGAAACTGCAATTTTAAATAAAGCGTAACTTCTTGGCTATCTCGAGTTTAATTGGTTAACCTCAATACTTTTATCAATAGTCTTAAGATGAGTTGTTAGTTCTTTCAAGGATGTATCTGAAAACCGGTTGGTTGTATGATAGTACTTCATACTTCTCTCTACAGCCGCCTTTAGTCCATTTTGCTTTGGAGTTACTAGTAGGATTATGAaaatatcttgcctgtatatgtcatcgagcagaaagtactgggttttttctctgttgGTAGAAAAACTAATGGTCGAAAACTAATGGTCACTTATAATGCAAAATGGTGGAAAGATAGCAAATAGCAAAAATTATAATACTCTTTAAATAAAGCCAccatattaattacaaaaattatacaGCTATTAGTTGATTGCATACATTctttttaacaatatattaaaaatcgTACAAAATTAATTATAGGAGAACAGCAACAGGGTTTTTTTAAAAGCAATTCGaaagaaattatttaataatatttactttattttttagtgTTCTTCAACATGTGGTCCAGGCTTCCAAACGAGATCATCCCACTGTCTTCCACCCGAAGACGAAACTTTCTTCACCTGCGGAGACTCGCCATCGCCACAACGAAGATCTTGTTTTGGTTATCACACCCGATTCACAAACCCTTTGTGTAGAGGGAGAAGAAGGCAAAAATGCACCAAGGACGACTCCGAATATTGTTCTTTTTCCTTGCTAAGCAGATATTGTAAGATTGGAGGATATAAGAGAATTTGTTGTAAGTCGTGTGCAGAGTTTGCTTCTGAACAATTTTTACTTATGCAATCAATGTAATCATTTATAATAATAGTTAATATTAAACGAGTTTGGAacttatgtgtttttttttttttaaaactaatcAAGGTCTATTATCACTCGTTGATCGTCGTTTTCCGAACTAGTTTTTACAATCCAAATTTATTCTTTCGATTGATAGTGAAGATAAAGGATGATACGCAGCATCATCGTACGAAAGCACCACTTTAAAAACATTGGAGATAAAATGGAAATTTGTAGACTGTATTAGTATTAACAATTAAAGATTGTCTAAAGTAAATGCATTTTAAAGACTCGCCTAAACAGGACTGTACAAGGATATTATATTAAAAAGCTttgaatataataaaattttagacGTTATTAAAAGTGCTACAGAAAAAACGAATAAACTATCAATATATTTTGAACGTGTACAAAGACACCATTACATCATTAGGTGACCTATTTGCAAACACACAACCCATTTCAATAAAAGAGCAAATAGTCTATATAACAAACCCGAGATTTGCCAAATATCAAATAACACAATCAAAGCAAATGATCAGAGACTTATAAAGAGCAACGCACAAAATAGGACTGAGTAACAATGAAGATACTAAAAACAAGATTAACGTCAAACTAAACTAAAAAGTAACAAACTACCTTAAAATATTGACAAAGAGTACAGTTAATTAGAAGAAAGAACGAACAATGGAGTATAGAGGTTATTATATGGAGAATAGGCAAATAAACGAAGGAAGACAAGAACAGCATTCATTGGAAGATGAGAACGTTATAACCGGACAAATGGAAAGAATTTGAGGACGCATAGATTTACAAATAGAGTACTTGAACGTTTAGAAATGATATTGATTACTAGATAACTCTGCAAGTAAGAGACTGGATATTATACGTTTTTGTAGTCACTTGATAGTCTCCGAAAAGGATTTGCCGCTAGCGATTTATTAACCAGTAATGCATCATCATCCTGCAAGGTATGGTTGAATGTTTTAGGTCATTTGCTATAGAATCTGCAGTTTAAGTCTTCATCAAACAGTCTCATTGTATGCAGATGTCCCTTGATGGATGCATGTCCTTTTAGGCAGTTGACCTGATTCCTGCTTGTTTTTCGCGGTACTTCGGATCTCTTTGCACATTTtcgttaaaataaacattttaccaTGTGTTTGACTATGTATTTGACATGTTTTCCCAGTAAGAGTTATGTTGCCTTCGGATCTAGGCTTTTTTCTGTTCAAGGACGATGGATTTTGGTACTCCTACAGCCGGTCTGAACCAAAGTAGGTATTTAGAAGCTGATGTTGGTCTTTTGTGTATAGCATTACTTACTAACTAGGTACTGAACTGCTATCATATGTAAAGactttttatgaatttatatTGTACATTGGTAGTATTTGTTAAATAAAGAAATGATGTAGTTTTTTAGCTGTTGCAGTGTTAAACAATTAAGTAGTaggtacaataattgtattaattggtgaatgttctgtattattgcttagaattaatttgaagtagaaatgaatttaagagtcaagcaaagaattgaaatactcatgatgattgggtatggagacaaatcgcgaactcagatggaagtgtgcaatttatttaatgataaatatacAGAATGGCCCataacgcagtcaacagtaagtaagattgaaaagaaatttagagaaactggtacggttgaaaatgcacgcaaatcaggtcgtccctctgtaaattatgatacaacattagatgttctacttgcttttgaagaagatgcgcacattTCTGTTCGTAAAGTTAGTcatgatctcgatgtttgcaaaacaatggTACACAAACTAATAAGACTTGAAAAATGGCACCCCTTTAGATGCAcacttgtacaggaattaaacgaggatgatccagataaaagaatacaattttgcgaaacaatgatggataactgccaccgaaaccatctcttggttcaaaatattattttttctgatgaagctaCATTCACGTTAAATggcagaattgtagatactgtgcaaaagaaaacttcaactggatgcgggaacatcatacacaatacccgcaaaaggcaaacgtatgggctggcattgtaagaaattaaatcattggaccctactatttcgaaggtaatttaaacgggccaccataccttcagtttttaagagggtatctcgtacctactctagttaatttattccccagtagaaTTAATTCTGGAggttttgatgaaattttatggtTGCAACAGGATGGTGCACCTCCGCATTATGCTGCAGATTTTTTCCGAACAGGTAgcttggaagacgtggacatattgcatggccagcgaggtcgccagaccttaatcctttggattattttatttgGAGTCATTTGAAGaatattgtttataaaacgaaacctattgaagacttaaaaacaagaattcgtgaagaaataaacaatatttcttaagaaaccataaacaaggttctacaagaatttgtacaacgtttgggttactgtcaaatacaacaagtatatattatatcttttgcatatctttcaaattatatctgttagactctcagtattatatttttttggaatcagctcatttttatcgatctaaaaatgtcataaaataaagggtgttacattaaaaaaaaacgatgacGTCATCACTTCAATGTGTATCACTTTGTATAATgaagttttattataaaactagctgacccggcgaacTTTGTTCCGCCTTAATGGCAATAAATAAgcagattgtgttttttttttggaaaaaatacaaaaaaaaaattaaataactacattaatcattcattattatttctgtattttagtaCATAGGTTGCTCTTCACTTAAGTACCTTGTGATACacgacattttttgttttattatcaggCGCAAAAACAAACAACGCAGATGGTCTTCCGACCCGTGAACATGCCACGTATAATTGACCATGGGAAAAACATGAATGTTCTAGATTTAAACCACAAACTTTTAAGGATTGGCCTTGTGATTTGTTGATGGTCATGGCAAATGCAAGACGTATCGGAAATTGAAGTCTTTTAAATTCAAACGGCATATCGGTTGGGATCATCGGGATCCTCGGAATGAGAACTTCCTCACCTTTGAATTTTCCTATCAATATCGTAGCGTAAATTACATTGTTTATCAATTTACTAACCACCAAACGCGTACCGTTGCACAGTTTAGGTTGGTTTATGTATCGAAGCATGATTACTACGGAGCCAACCTTTAGGCGTAAATTGTGCGGTGGTAAGCCAGGCACGTCcaaagagtttaaaaattcaattggatAGTTGGTGGCTTCATCTTCATTTGAGACGCAGTCAATAGATTTGAATGAATGCATTGTTCCAATGatcttattttgaattatgtagTTCAGGTCATCTACATCTTTATTCTTAGCCGCTAAAATTGCTCGCTCACTCAACCattcattatttttgtagttagaaataatatttggaaatacATTGTTGATAAGTTCGTCTTTTGATGAGACAAAATTACAGAAATGATTTAGAAATGATATTAATCCGCTCAATTCATCGACAAGTACTTGACCATTACCGATAGTCAGCAATTGCTCCGAGAAATTTTCAGCAGATGTATCATTAAGCAATGTAACTCTCATGTTTGTTGTCAGCTGCAGTTTCTTCACATAGCGCCATAGATTTGACGATTTGAGGCAAGCGTTTATTTCATTGACAGCCGTAGATCTTGGAATTACTGGCAGTATTTGGCGGAAATCGCCAGACAGTAAAATCATTGCTCCTCCAAAACATCTCGAGTCATTGCGTAAATCTTTTAATGTTCGGTTAAGTGCTTCTAATGCACGTTCAGACAGTATTAACTGGGTTATAAACACTTTTTCTGTGGGAGAGTAGAGTTCAGTATTAGCAAATATAATACATACCAATAGATAAAGTAAGTTATTCTTTAACTACATTCTATGTAAGTACAAAAGTAAATACCTTAAATGTCGGATTAAATCCTCCTTCTTCCATAATGTCTGtcccaaatgacgtcatttggaaACAACTATTGTATTTTCGAGTATTTGCAAGAAAGTGGCGTGATTCTTGTGTTTCGCCACAAAGCAATGAATACAATGGCTCACGTGGCGGAGTCAACACTGGCAATTTCACTTTACCATTAAGGCAGCATAATCCAGGCGTTTCTCCTGAAAACTTTAATGCACCACAATACTCGCAAACAACGTCCATTTGCCCAATGCAAACGCTAGGATGCAAGCTGTAATCATTGCTGCAATCGTATCGAAACGCTGCTCGATTCAAATCAGCTAAATATCTTGTTCTGCGTCGCAAATTATCTATTTGTTGCCTTCTGTTGTTCGCTCGACGATTCTGCATTGCCAACCGAGCTGTTTCACGGGCTGCTTCACTTTGCTCTCGTGATTGAGAAGCACGAAGTCGAGCCATACTATCGCGGCGCTGTTCACGTGcaatttcttgttcttcttcagtcctttcatttgcagtattttgtattcttcttgcattacggctttgtcgggaaagattcgatcgtcttggtcgcggcattattaattaaacttcacttcacttcaatccacttgttaattatttatttaatagaaatagttttaatattgatttcttaCAAATATCAAATTGTCATCCATACGTCATTACATAGCTGTCATTTTACGTCAATTACATAGCTGTCATTTGCGTTTTGTTATTCCAAGTCTGATTCTTCTTTGTTATACCACGTTTTATAGTGACTGACGTTTCATGTGAAGTCACACGGGAACGCTGTCGAACGGGATAAAAAGTATCCTATGTCCATCTCCTGGCTCTAAGCTACCTCCCTACCAATTGTCAGCCAAATCTGTTCTGCCGTTCTTGAGTTATAAGTGGTGTAACTAACAcgactttcttttatatatatagatgtagaacattaaacttaaaaatcgacttgttttagatttttttaaaaaggcttttcatttaggagatatcgaatttattccatactgtACGAGCACACTGTATATATTTCGGtgtcacatgcagcaacttaaacttattatttcgtaaggttttattatgccaattgcaattaatttaaattttgcaattgattgtatattttattaacctttattttgtgatattgacgatttatgtaactttagtaaattttaaattgttattgttatttttctgactttttgtaagctttgtccataaaattgtacaattttcagtgacaataaagcatatttctattctactaACAAACTTCAATCAAATaggtatattaatttatattcttATAGGCACATCTTAAagattaagttatttaaaatatcaaaatagctTATAATACTATTTTGACAATAATAAtacttcaaaaaaaaattaagttaaagtcaaagatatacaaataaaaaagacaGTTTCCCATCGGCGAAACATCTtgagtttttatgtttttttttttaatttcacgaAGGACATGCCGCGACATCTACTAAACAAGGTTGAAGTCTCCTCAGCCAACGTAAAGAAAATTGATTTCCAACCttttcaaatgttatttataaacctCATATCAGAGGTCActctttttattataaaatttgtagCCAAATTGCTTGGAGTATTGGATTTGTtccaaatatttcaaattatatcaCGAAATAATGATTCTGAATagtttttttacataaattttggTAATATATTAAGTAACAGTTAACAGGTGGaacaaatattttgaatttttagtagttttcattttttattcaaatatgCAACTAAAATGGATCCAATAGCATGCCTATGATAATTTTTTTCAGTTCAGTTCAGTTTTCTTTGTAAATGTTGCTTTTTCTTATTTACTTCTAATATATTTGTTACCTGTTCCTATATCAATTTTCGTTGCATCACTTCAAGACGCTTTCTCATAAAATAAGCACTGTAAAACAAGcaacaataaataatattcacAATTTACATTGTGGGACTACtcgatattaaaataaaaattaatgaattatGTTTTATATC
Coding sequences:
- the LOC140444683 gene encoding ATP-dependent DNA helicase pif1-like, with protein sequence MARLRASQSREQSEAARETARLAMQNRRANNRRQQIDNLRRRTRYLADLNRAAFRYDCSNDYSLHPSVCIGQMDVVCEYCGALKFSGETPGLCCLNGKVKLPVLTPPQKVFITQLILSERALEALNRTLKDLRNDSRCFGGAMILLSGDFRQILPVIPRSTAVNEINACLKSSNLWRYVKKLQLTTNMRVTLLNDTSAENFSEQLLTIGNGQVLVDELSGLISFLNHFCNFVSSKDELINNVFPNIISNYKNNEWLSERAILAAKNKDVDDLNYIIQNKIIGTMHSFKSIDCVSNEDEATNYPIEFLNSLDVPGLPPHNLRLKVGSVVIMLRYINQPKLCNGTRLVVSKLINNVIYATILIGKFKGEEVLIPRIPMIPTDMPFEFKRLQFPIRLAFAMTINKSQGQSLKVCGLNLEHSCFSHGQLYVACSRVGRPSALFVFAPDNKTKNVVYHKVLK